From the genome of Perca flavescens isolate YP-PL-M2 chromosome 12, PFLA_1.0, whole genome shotgun sequence, one region includes:
- the LOC114566060 gene encoding dnaJ homolog subfamily C member 5: MSDGRQRTLSTSGESLYQILGLRKGCCHDDIKKSYRKLALRFHPDKNPDNPEAAEKFKELNSAHAVLSDLTKRNIYDSYGSLGLYVAQQFGEDNVNAYFMLSTWWAKGLFVVCGVLTGCYCCCCLCCCCNCCFGKLKPTPPGDGGGAEYVSPDDLEEEIRNDPEDDVETPIVQQPTNASEKTQLITDGHRRYGDTYT; encoded by the exons ATGTCTGACGGGAGGCAGCGAACATTGTCCACATCTGGAGAGTCTCTGTACCAGATCCTGGGTCTGCGGAAAGGCTGTTGCCATGACGACATCAAGAAGTCCTACAG gaaGCTGGCGTTGCGGTTCCACCCCGATAAGAACCCCGATAACCCCGAGGCAGCGGAGAAGTTTAAGGAGCTGAACAGCGCCCATGCCGTCCTGTCGGACCTCACCAAGAGGAACATCTACGACTCGTACGGCTCTCTGGGGCTCTACGTGGCTCAGCAGTTCGGAGAGGACAACGTCAACGCATACTTCATGCTGTCCACCTGGTGGGCCAAG GGTCTGTTCGTGGTGTGCGGTGTGCTGACcggctgctactgctgctgctgtctctgctgctgctgtaactGCTGTTTTGGGAAGCTGAAGCCGACGCCGCCGGGCGATGGGGGGGGGGCGGAGTACGTCTCCCCCGACGACCTGGAGGAGGAGATACGCAACGACCCCGAAGACG atGTTGAAACTCCGATCGTTCAGCAGCCGACGAACGCCAGCGAGAAAACTCAGCTGATCACCGACGGCCACCGCAGATACGGAGACACCTACAcatga
- the LOC114565873 gene encoding uromodulin produces MVCNTCAEGETCVSDDKINWRCGQPAPRLRLVNGNTPCNGRVEILHNNQWGTVCDDLWDINDAKVVCRQLRCGPVQSATVSASFGQGTGPIWMDNVACKGNESLLSECEHTGFGTHNCNHGEDAGVICSDDLSGFPEPELVCGQDHLRLTVQKRLLEERGLNPSSAHMIDPRCHQQVDQQEVMWYLVQRRKGICGNVVETNGSHITYSNILFVYPSDGSNDLLYAPMSIPFSCVFPLDDITSLEAAIRYQLPRSVGLVRSGDPTRAQMTLYERPDYSKPFPAGPVSLPLGAALHVGVSVENYDNNSFGLLLEHCYITNSPNANDPARYVLIQNRCPVDPRHVKVAESGVSQRARFSALLFLYHGTFEDVYLHCRISLCDRDRGPCSPNCSRRRARSATAANQLPVTVGPISWS; encoded by the exons ATGGTGTGTAATACCTGCGCTGAAGGTGAGACCTGTGTGAGCGACGACAAGATCAACTGGAGGTGTGGGCAGCCGG CTCCTCGGCTGAGGTTGGTGAATGGTAACACGCCATGCAACGGTAGAGTGGAGATCCTCCATAACAACCAGTGGGGAACAGTGTGTGATGATTTATGGGATATAAACGACGCCAAGGTGGTCTGCCGACAGCTGAGATGTGGCCCTGTCCAGTCAGCAACTGTTTCTGCCTCCTTTGGACAAGGCACCGGACCGATCTGGATGGATAATGTTGCCTGTAAAGGCAACGAGTCTTTGCTATCAGAATGTGAACATACAGGGTTTGGCACTCATAACTGCAACCATGGTGAAGATGCTGGAGTCATCTGTTCTG ATGATCTTAGTGGTTTTCCAGAGCCGGAGTTGGTGTGTGGACAGGATCACCTGCGTCTGACAGTCCAGAAGAGGCTGTTGGAGGAACGAGGGCTGAACCCCTCCTCCGCTCACATGATTGACCCGCGCTGCCACCAGCAGGTTGACCAGCAGGAGGTGATGTGGTACCTGGTGCAGCGAAGGAAGGGTATCTGTGGAAACGTGGTAGAG ACAAACGGCTCCCACATTACGTACTCCAACATTTTGTTCGTGTACCCGTCTGATGGGTCCAATGATTTGCTCTACGCCCCGATGAGCATACCGTTCTCCTGCGTCTTCCCGCTCGATGACATCACCAGCCTCGAAGCCGCCATTCGATACCAGCTGCC TCGTAGCGTCGGCTTGGTGCGTTCAGGTGACCCCACCAGGGCGCAGATGACTCTGTACGAGAGGCCGGACTACAGCAAGCCGTTCCCCGCTGGCCCGGTCAGCCTGCCGCTGGGCGCCGCCCTGCACGTCGGCGTCTCTGTGGAAAACTACGACAACAACAGCTTTGGGCTCCTTCTGGAGCACTGCTACATCACAAACTCGCCCAACGCCAACGATCCTGCCAGATATGTCCTGATCCAGAACAG GTGTCCAGTTGACCCTCGCCATGTGAAGGTGGCAGAAAGCGGTGTGTCGCAGCGAGCTCGCTTCTCGGCGCTGCTGTTCCTCTACCACGGGACCTTTGAGGACGTTTATCTGCACTGCCGGATCAGCCTGTGTGACCGGGACAGAGGCCCCTGCAGCCCT AACTGTTCCAGGCGACGCGCTCGGTCCGCCACCgcagccaatcagcttcctGTCACTGTTGGACCAATCAGCT GGTCATAA